The Streptomyces sp. NBC_00435 nucleotide sequence AGCTGGTCGTACGAGGCCTTGTCGATGGCCTCCAGGTCCGCGAGCGGCACGGTGTTGCGGATGCCCGCGACCACGTCCTCGCCCTGGGCGTTCTGGAGGTAGTCGCCGTAGACGCCCGCGTGGCCGGTGGCGGGGTCGCGGGTGAAGGCGACGCCGGTGCCCGAGTCGGGTCCGAGGTTGCCGAAGACCATGGAGCAGATGTTGACCGCGGTGCCCAGGTCGCTGGGAATGCGCTCCTGGCGGCGGTAGAGCTTGGCGCGGTCGGTGTTCCAGGAGTTGAAGACCGCTTCGACGGCGAGGTCCATCTGCTCGCGGGCGTCCTGCGGGAACTCGCGGCCGGCCTCCTTCGAGACGATCTTCTTGAAGCGCGTGACCAGCTTCTTGAGGTCGGCGGCGTCGAGATCGGTGTCGACGGTGACCTTCTTGGCGGCCTTGGCCTCGTCGAGGGCGTCCTCGAAGAGCTCGCCCTCGACTCCGAGGACCGTCTTGCCGAACATCTGGATGAGGCGGCGGTACGAGTCCCACGCGAAGCGCGCGTCACCGGCCTGCGTGGCGAGGCCGGTCACGGACGCGTCGGAGAGGCCGATGTTGAGGACCGTGTCCATCATGCCGGGCATCGAGAACTTGGCGCCGGAACGCACGGAGACCAGCAGCGGGTCGTCCGACTGGCCGAGCTTCTTGCCCATCTTCGCCTCGAGGGCGTCGAGGTGCGCGCTGACCTCTTCGCGCAGCTCGGCCGGGGCCTCGCCGCTGTCGAGGTAGACCTTGCAGGCCTCGGTGGTGATGGTGAAGCCGGGAGGGACCGGCAGACCAAGGTTCGTCATCTCGGCGAGGTTCGCACCCTTGCCGCCGAGAAGGTCCTTGAGGTCGCGGTTGCCCTCGGTGAAGTCGTAGACGAACTTCTGATCTTTGTTTTCCGACACGGGTCTCGACTCCTCGAGGCTCGGTGGCTGCCCTGACGGCCAGGAACATACCCAGATCGAAGGCTTATGGGTACGTCCACTTGGCGGTCATGTGGCCGTAACCACCCGCCTACCAGCAGATCCAATGTAACTGACGAGTAGCTGAAACCTACGAAGACCCTTCACCTCCCGAAGGGAGAGGGGTCCACTGAGGCCTGTTCACGCTCGGATGAGCGATCATCGATACATTTGCGTTCAAGAGTTGAACGAACAAAGGGTGGCACCCAGTGCCACCCTTTGAAAGTCTTACCCGTGACTATTCCGCTCATCTGAGCGAAACCTCTCCCATGCGTGGCGTATGTCACGCCGTCACTGGCACGGTTTGCCAGCCGTTTCTCAGCCTCCGGACGTGTCCAGTTCGGCTTCCTCGCTCACGCCCGCGCAGTCGTACGGATCCTTCAACCAGCCTTCGGGCAGGACAACCCGGTTGTTTCCGGACGTCCGGCCGCGCGGGCCGTCCGCGCTGTCCGGCCAGGGCTGATCCAGGTCCAGCTCGCTCAGATGAGCATCCAGCTCGGCCAGGGAGGAGGTGACGGCGAGCTTCTGCCGCATCTCCGAGCCCACCGAGAAGCCCTTGGTGTACCAGGCCACGTGCTTACGGAAGTCGATCACCCCGCGGGCCTCGTCGCCGATCCACTCCCCCAGCAGCTGGGCGTGCCGGTGCATGGTGGCCGCGACCTCGCGCAGCGTCGGCTTGTGGAAGTCCTCCGGGCGCCCCTCGAAGGCCGCGACCAGGTCGTTGAACAGCCAGGGCCGCCCCAGGCAGCCGCGCCCGACGACCACCCCGTCGCAGCCGGTCTCGCGGACCATGCGCAGCGCGTCCTCGGCGCACCAGATGTCACCGTTGCCGAGCACCGGGATCTCCGGGACGTGCTCCTTGAGCCGTGCGATGGCCTCCCAGTCGGCGGTGCCGCCGTAGTGCTGGGCGGTGGTGCGGCCGTGCAGGGCGATGGCGGTGACGCCCTCCTCGACG carries:
- the dusB gene encoding tRNA dihydrouridine synthase DusB — encoded protein: MTTLPPPLAIGPHTVQPPVVLAPMAGITNAPFRTLCREFSGGKGLFVSEMITTRALVERNEKTMQLIHFDETEKPRSIQLYGVDPATVGKAVRMIVEEDRADHIDLNFGCPVPKVTRKGGGSALPYKRNLLRAILREAVAGAGDLPVTMKMRKGINDDHLTYLDAGRIAVEEGVTAIALHGRTTAQHYGGTADWEAIARLKEHVPEIPVLGNGDIWCAEDALRMVRETGCDGVVVGRGCLGRPWLFNDLVAAFEGRPEDFHKPTLREVAATMHRHAQLLGEWIGDEARGVIDFRKHVAWYTKGFSVGSEMRQKLAVTSSLAELDAHLSELDLDQPWPDSADGPRGRTSGNNRVVLPEGWLKDPYDCAGVSEEAELDTSGG